In Canis lupus familiaris isolate Mischka breed German Shepherd chromosome 9, alternate assembly UU_Cfam_GSD_1.0, whole genome shotgun sequence, a single window of DNA contains:
- the LOC119876628 gene encoding RWD domain-containing protein 1, with protein sequence MTDYGEEQRNELEALESIYPDSFTVLSENPPSFTITVTSEAGENDETVQTTLKFTYSEKYPDEAPLYEIFSQENLEDNDVSDILKLLALQAEENLGMVMIFTLVTAVQEKLNEIVDQIKTRREEEKKQKEKEAEEAEKQLFHGTPVTIENFLSWKAKFDAELLEIKKKRMKEEEQAGKNKLSGKQLFETDHNLDTSDIQFLEDAGNNVEVDESLFQEMDDLELEDDEDDPDYNPADPESDLTD encoded by the coding sequence ATGACAGATTACGGCGAGGAGCAGCGCAACGAGCTGGAGGCCCTGGAGTCCATCTACCCCGACTCCTTCACAGTATTATCAGAAAATCCACCCAGTTTCACCATTACTGTGACATCTGAGGCTGGAGAAAATGATGAAACTGTCCAGACTACCCTCAAGTTTACATACAGTGAAAAATACCCAGATGAAGCCCCTCTTTATGAAATATTCTCCCAGGAAAATCTAGAAGATAATGatgtttcagatattttaaaactattagcGTTACAGGCAGAAGAAAACCTTGGTATGGTAATGATCTTTACTTTAGTGACAGCTGtgcaagaaaaattaaatgaaatagtagatcaaataaaaactagaagagaagaagaaaagaaacaaaaagagaaagaggcagaagaagcTGAAAAGCAATTATTTCATGGCACTCCTGTCACAATTGAGAATTTCTTAAGTTGGAAGGCCAAATTTGATGCAGaactcttggaaattaaaaagaaacgaatgaaagaagaagaacaagcaggaaaaaataaattaagtggGAAACAGCTATTTGAAACAGATCATAATCTTGACACATCTGATATCCAGTTTTTGGAAGATGCTGGAAACAATGTGGAGGTAGATGAATCCCTATTCCAGGAAATGGATGACTTGGAGCTAGAGGATGATGAGGATGATCCAGACTATAATCCTGCTGACCCAGAGAGTGATCTGACTGACTAA